DNA sequence from the Oryza brachyantha chromosome 5, ObraRS2, whole genome shotgun sequence genome:
CAATGTTAGAGGTTATGCTCCTCTTGCTACAGAGGACAGGGATGACAACAACCTTACTGATGATGTTGACCTTCGGTTCGCCTACACCCCAAAATCCTTTAGAAAAATCCCATGGAAGTCAATTGCCTTGGCACTAttccttctcctccttggAAGCTCTCTACTCTTCCTTTCATATTTCATATTCACAGATCACATGGAGGGTGATAACTCTCAGGCGTATGGTCTCTTATTCCTGGGTATCCTTGCCTTTCTTCCTGGTATGTTACCGTATATTGCTTTAGCTTAGATTTTCACATTGGCATGGAATTGTTTCATCTCCTCAATGAaattttattccaaaattattttcaaccATTCACCCTGACTAACTtgaaaagtatttattgtagtGTAGTTTTCTTTTCAACTGTATGCGCTGCTCATAAAGAAAGATCAATAGCCATATGCATCATTGTTGGGGTCAGTGATGTAAGGTAGTCCATGTTAGTATGTAGCCATTACTGAGTGTGGAAGTGGACTGTTGCACTTGACGTTTGATGCTTTTGTTATTGATAATCATTATCGcgtaaaacaaaatttgtccTTTTGTGCATCTCAGTTATCATGCTGGGACGACTGGTCCTATCTTTTGACATCACAACTATTATACTGGAAACAGAACCAGTTTTACCCTTTGGATCTCAGACTTTTAATGTGCAAGTGTAAACTTATGTGCTTTGTTATTGATGCAGAGAAAGACATCTCTGGCCTGTATCAATTTCCTGAAAGGACTATGTAGTCATGACATGTAAATTCTGACGTTATGTTGCAGGATTTTATGAGACTCGAGTTGCTTACTATTCCTGGAGAGGAGCACCAGGGTACACCTTTGCATCCATTCCAGACTATTAGCCTTTTCATTTCGTCTTGCAGAGGGGGCAGTGAAAACGAAAATGGGCAAAAGCTTGAAACTTCAATCAGGAAGTAGGAGTCAAATGAGTTCTTGTTTTTATTACCACTAAAATGTCAGCATGTAATGATGTAAATGAAGACATGAAGTCACCTGCTCATTGCTGTGGTCTCCTAATGGTATATTTCACCAGGCATCACTAGTGCTTGCTTTAGATAAAACTCAAactcttgttcttgcttgctTGTTTCTACAATCTACATAGAATGTTGTTTAAGAGTCGCTGCATATATTTGTTCTgcaattccaaaaaaaaattcattggtGACATCAAtgctttgatttattttatttgctaCTGTATAGCGATACTTTGATGTATATTTTGAAGCTCTCATAGTTGCTGATTGCAATTTGAATCATGTTGTACTGttgttttatataatatttgaattgattaattaCTCCACCAAAAGTTAATCCATCTCCTTACCGGCCGTGTTCTGCGGGATGGGTATAAGATAACTTATTCACGGCACGGAAAAatcgtagtaatagattagtacatgattaactaattattaattattaaaaaaaatataaaatagattaatatgatttttaaaataacttttctatagaatttttttataaaaaatacaccgtttagcagtttggaaagtgtatgcgtgaaaaacgagataggtaagttaacttgtaTGACACATGGGTCTAGGGCCCACATGCTAGTGAGACATCAGTTCAAACAAAGGACTACAGTTTTCTTGGCAAATGCCTATTTGGATCATGAgtaagaagagaaaaaatagctTATCAAAgcaaattagatttttttttgttttcatataaTCTTTTGTATTAGTACGATATAATTTGTCATTAAGATGGTTGTGCGtcatttttcatgttaaatGCAATTGaagttacaaaatatttccatTTTGTCCTTGATCATAATGGTACTAGGTATACCTCGGGTGAAATATTGTGTTGCCATTCTGAATTTTGGATGTTGTAGCAAGTATGCAGTGcatcatcatccatattatGATATTATTCGTACCAGTGCATTACCTCTCACATGCGTACCAATTTGAATTCTAGCACCACCAACTATAAGTCAAACTGAGACCATAAATCGAACAGGCACAACCAAATGATCTTTACTACCAGGACTAGAACGAAGGATCATGTGCTGTAATTACTAAAGCATATACAATCATGTCGATTTTAGGTTGGAAACGGTTGGAAAACTGTCTCTcctattttcattttcatattttttttgttcggaAACGAAAATGGTACGGTAGAGACGGAAACGGAAACGGAAACGATATCGGCGTTGCTGAAATTCCAAGAACGGTACAACCGGAACGGAAATGTATCAATAACGGTCGGTAAATGAAAATGCATGTTGAAAATAACGATATATAGTTTACGACAGATTAATGGTACCACTTGTCCACTTCATACTCACATCATATCAATTAATAGCATACTAAGTATAGACAATCAATAAAAGAGCAActtaacaaattgaaaataaattcagaaattaatataatagACGGCCGGCGGGCAGATCTGGTCACTATCTGAGGctagcagcagcggcggctgACAGAGCAGCGACGATGGCGCGACGGTGATGTGGTGCCATGCGTCAGGTGCGTGTGCGGtgtgcggcggcgtcgtcgtctcctACAGTCCTGCCACTCTCCTATCACATATGCGTGTACTGGACCGTGTGGACCCATGGTGACTAGTTAGTGTTAggcattgtttagttcctaaattttttttccaaaaacatcacatcgaatttttggacacctaaataaagcattaaacatagatgaaccaaaaaactaattgcacagttacggaagaaatcttaagacgaatcttttgagcctaattagtccatgattagccataagtgctacagtaaccaatatgctCATGATGGATCAATTTGGCTCAAaggattcgtctcgcggtttctaagctaaccgtgaaattcgtttttttcatttgtgtccgaaaaccccttccgatatccagttaaacatttgacgtgacacttctcccaaaaaaattttcaatctaaacaccaccttaggcACTTTGGACTTTACAACTAATGGGCCAACGCTTGACTGGACTttctgtcacgccctgagtttatcctgagcctaaattcgtaaagaaaattcgtaaataataattggcttaatcaactcaggaaaaatccctctaaagaaattaatttaattaaatcgaggttcgtaaatcgattaactagatttaaactcaaattgcagaagtataaaatttggccaaacaaattaatttaaaattcggcaaaagtggggctttcctttttcccttctttttcctttctttttcactcccttctcaaattgggccgaagtccaattttcctcctctctctttttctttttcctattttcttttcccctcttccttcccgggccagcccagccgagccggcctacCTCCCCAGCTCGGCCGGCCCATCCGaccggccgcctcctctcccgcgcacgcgcttcctccctccctcctgggccaccgctcggcccagctcgcccgcgcccgcgccgcgcaagTCTGCGTTGCCTTCCCGCCACGTCCAGGCCGAGctccgcgcgtcgccgccgccgactccatctccgtcgcccgcaacggccgccgccgaatccggccgtcgccgactcggtctccttCCCAACCGACGCCTCCATCttagccggcgccacctcccctataaattcccctcccccgcgccgcctcgccaccTTTCGCCCGTCGCCCGAGCTTGCTGCTGCCGTTCGATCTCGTCGTCGGTcgccggacgtcgccgcctatccgcgtcgccaccgccgcctcgacctTGCCGACCTTTCGTCGGCttccgtcgccaccggtgggcacccgagcgccctcgcgcctcttcctcccctccgccaccgcgcccgacctcctcaccgccgccgagcaatctccaccgccaccactgatcaaccgcgccaccggccgtcgTCACCTGTCCCgggtcctcgccgacttgctgccgcactccgtcaccgccggtgagctctcccctcctccctctccctcctttcccTCTCCACGAGCCATTGCTGGGGAAGCTGCTGCCACCGCGCGCTTGCGCGCCTCGGTCCTCGCCGTtgtccctccgcccgccgtctacttcgcctcggcgtcgccgtgggggcctcgccgccatcggagcgccgccggccccggcacgtcaccgccgccttcttccCGAGCCGGCACCATCCTTTGTTGTCCTCCTCTTGGTCCGGCCGCCGTctttgccgtcgccgccggtcacGCCTTCATCGCCGCGCTCGTTGCGCCGTTGCCGCCATCAGgttgcgtcgtcgccgcccgctcgtCGCCAGCACCGTCTTTTCCCTCGGCCGAGGCCgtcttcccctcctcctttgctctgggccactgacgagtgggtcccactcgccAGCCGTCGGccgcccctctctccttcccgcAGGGCCCGCATGCCAGCCGATCCCACCCTCTCTCTGTCTTGCGGGCCTAGCCGCcggcccctctctctctctcccactgacaagtggtccccacccgtcagtgcctcctctcccctcgctgacgtcagtggccccattaattgcgcaataattgatttaggacttttctgtttagttaaaaaacccagaaaacttctaaaattcatagttaattcatttagtctctgtttaggtccattcaagttttattaaatccagaaaaataccaagaatccattaaaaatagtttctttctctgtttcagtagttttatagcctgttttgcttgttttgccttatttgtcgtaggttttgaccccgtcgcagcgtcgttcgttcccgaagtcgtcgccgaagtttctcatgggtctaagcaaggcaagtggcacccttctttgaacatattgatcctatgtttataaaatccctgctttacattcaaacatgcattgttttatgcaaatctatttattttatttatctattgggcaattacctttatacccgttgatccccacttattattattattatcccagggttaatttgactagggataggcttaggcaatgcttagccatgcttagttcaactagctcaccaattatcatttaattaatgattagactttgataaacctttaatggttgtgatcatgatgaatttccccaatgtggattaatacaactaaaatattgcttatgatgggctatgggtgcatggttttgagagtcgtgcccatagcaattaaggaccggttctcgggaaaccctgaaagtcttatacgtactaaccacaagccagaatgggcaacggtgtgactcgtaatctagcttgtccctattcgacgtaccaaggcaagggtgagcgtgatggagtatggacggacaatcgtggtgtaacgaaagcctctgctgcttccggattcaccaaggcacaaaaggggactgcccgacttggtgtaaaggagggggtgaaacctgaagtgcgatgcgattgtctagggagggttaggtgaaaggtcttatcatggtttccgtactgaggtatcgtggtgatacattggggcatggtaacatgcttgggaacTAAAGAAGGCCATAAGCAGCAGATTCTCAACGAAAGGGTCTAGCCGCGTTCGCACTAATACCCGAACAGTTTGAGACGTCCAGAGAGTCGGATGCATGTTGCAACTTCCTCCGCGGTTCCGATCCCACTCTCCTATAAAGACAACAGCGACTGGATACTGAGCTCGTGGGTACGCACTATATATCAGTCCTTGGTCACATCAATTGTCTTCTTGATCGCTCGATCGATTGTTCCTCAATCCTCATGGCCACTGCTCTCGTCTGCCCCAAACTTCAAGTGGAACAACAATGCCGTtctgccggcggcgacggcgacggcggtggccgcgTCGGCCAGACAGTCGCGATGCTCGTCGCCACGGCGTTCACGGCGCAGGCGGCGTACCGTGCGCGGCGGGAGCCGTCGGACCTGGCCTTCGTGCTCTTCGCCTACGTCGCGCTGGGACTGCTCGTGCGCCTCAACATTTAcgagcggccgccgccgccggtggatcagcaggaggaagacgacggtACGATGAcgggggagcggcggcggtggcccaAGATGGCCGTGTGGGCGTTGTCGGCGGCGCTGAGCGTCGCGTTCCCCTGGGGCATCGATCGCGGCGGtcatgccggcgccggcgctggagGACGCCGTGTGGGGAATGACCCCCTCCGTGGTGGTCGCCGGTTTCTACCTTCTGTTCGTGTAGAGGCCTGCGGCCATTTCATCGCCTACGCCACGCTAGGACTGTTCGTCCTGTGGCTCGGCACGTACGAGCGGCCGCCGCTGACGGTAGAGACGAAGGACGAGGAGGCCGTGTGGGCGCTGTCGACGACGTGGTCTGCGCTTTCTGAACCGTGGAACCTCGCCTTCGTCTGCGTCGCCTACGCGAACCTCACCGCGCTCTTCGTCGTCATCCGCCGCTCCCAGCGTCGTCTCACGCCTGCGTCGCCGGCCAaggagcgacggcggctgcggcgccaAGCCTGGGAGCTGTCGACCGCACTCAGCTGCGCGTTCGCGTACCGGGCAGAGCGTATCATGCCGCCTGCCATGGCCGTCATCGTCTGGACCATGACCGCCTGTGCCATCGTCGGAGGGCTCTACATCCTGGTTCTTAACGACGATGGCCGTGGATCGGAGGATTGCCatgccgtcgacgtcgacgatgGCCAATCCTCCTTGAACAAACTTACTGCACACGAAATGGTGTAGGACGAACCATATGCACATATCAGTTAATCGGTCGGCCTATCTAAGTAaagcatttttcttattcttgAGTAGTTATCACAAGGTACCCTTTTCTAAAAagagttttatttaaaaagtatggtaacttaaagtattttttaaggacggtaaaaaaaatttctagaaagtgcaaaaaatttatactaaaatttttgagacCTTTGACGTATTTTTcaaggataataaaaaaactctttctagaaggtacaaaattttacatagaaaacagtgataccttaTTTACCTTCAGAATGGGAAAGATGCTCAACGAAGAAACTCCAAATAATCCGCGCGAACGAAGcttaatatataaactttttatctatCTTGTTTGTAGTATG
Encoded proteins:
- the LOC102712633 gene encoding transmembrane protein 230 isoform X1, which encodes MVHGTATATLLLACHCTLYFQRYFIMAARRNVRGYAPLATEDRDDNNLTDDVDLRFAYTPKSFRKIPWKSIALALFLLLLGSSLLFLSYFIFTDHMEGDNSQAYGLLFLGILAFLPGFYETRVAYYSWRGAPGYTFASIPDY
- the LOC102712633 gene encoding transmembrane protein 230 isoform X2; this encodes MAARRNVRGYAPLATEDRDDNNLTDDVDLRFAYTPKSFRKIPWKSIALALFLLLLGSSLLFLSYFIFTDHMEGDNSQAYGLLFLGILAFLPGFYETRVAYYSWRGAPGYTFASIPDY
- the LOC121054412 gene encoding uncharacterized protein LOC121054412; amino-acid sequence: GLFVLWLGTYERPPLTVETKDEEAVWALSTTWSALSEPWNLAFVCVAYANLTALFVVIRRSQRRLTPASPAKERRRLRRQAWELSTALSCAFAYRAERIMPPAMAVIVWTMTACAIVGGLYILVLNDDGRGSEDCHAVDVDDGQSSLNKLTAHEMV